The Halichondria panicea chromosome 8, odHalPani1.1, whole genome shotgun sequence DNA segment GGTAATtaatgagctagctagcttcatgGCCATATTTGTATCTATGTTTTGGCAATGGTTTACAGTGTGCTTTTAGTATTGTAATAACAACAGCTTCACTTCACTTTGAGACAAACTTAGAACCCCACAATTATGGTGCTGAACATTTATTTTTGTCTTTGCTTATTCTGTAGGTTACATATGGCTGAAGTACCGCTAAAAGAAAGAATATTTTATAGCCGTACTAAGAAAGCTGCGACTGTATGTGAAGTTAACTCAAAAAATCGCCCACCCTCATACAAGCATTGGGATTTGAAAACCGTAAGCACTGCTTGTTCAGCTATTAGAAATGGTACGTTGAGTCAACGACGTGCTGCTGAAGAATATGGTATTCCTAGGTCCACACTGGGCGATTACTATCGAGGAAGCACTCTTCCTGGTGCCAAAAGTGGCCCAAACAAGTATCTCTCTGATGCAGAAGAAGCAGAACTGACCAGGTTCTTGATTAGATGTGCCTCTGTTGGCTTTCCTAAAACCAGAAGTAATGTAATTGCAATTGTGCAAAGAGTGTGCGACCGTAAAGGAGTCAAGGTCACAGTCACTCATGGTTGGTATGAAAGCTTCACAAAGCGACACTCGGAACTAGTTTTGCGAATTCCTGCTAAATTGTCTGTAGCAAGAGCAAAAGCCACGGATGGTGagtaatgtgcatgtgcatgtacttgtatatgtGTGGGTCTCATTGTTTTGTTACCACGTGATTCTGATGTGCATTTATAGGAGTGAGTGTTCAGACTGGGAGAAAGAAAACAGGTttgtatttgtgtacatgcatgtattgtactgaCTGTATATTCATGGTAAAATGCAGCTCCAGACGACCAAGCTCCTGTTGTTGTCATTGATCCTGAGAGCCCAGTGAAAAGCAGCGGGGAAAGTGCTGCAAGGAATGTCAAATCTACGCCCTTTAGTACACGTGCTGGTGACTCGAAGGCATATAAGGTAAATAATGTATTACTTGTGCAGTTACActccataggataatatcatagaGTTGTATATCAtacagcgggtaattttcgtggggtaagaTTTGTTATGATGCTTATGTATGTCATTGTATCTGTAGGTACACTTTCAAGTATCCAATGAATCATTGCTTGATGACTCAGAAACAAATCCGTGCTTAAAAGATTGGGTTAGTGATCTTGGTCTCTCTCTTTATGAGAAACAAGCCCTTCAACGTAATGCTTGGCTGTCAGCAAATCATATTTCTGCTGCAAATATGCTGCTCAGAAGAGAATTCCCTCATCAAAACGGACTTCAAGATACTATGTACTTGCTTGAAAATCTCCAGTGGAGATCGTCAGCTCATGAATTTGTGCAAATAATTCATGTTGGAGGATTTCATTGGGCGTGCTTATCAAATAAATTATCATCTGATGCAAGTAAAATACAGCTGTATGACAGTCTTCACATAGAACCTGGCCCTACCATTATTGAACAGTCTTGCACGATTCTCCATTGTATGAAAGACCGTTTCACAATCCAAGTTGTGAATGTTCAACTTCAGTATACTGGTGATTCTTGTGGTTTGTTTGCCATCGCTATGGCTTATGATTTATGTTCTGGTCGAAACCCTTTGAAAATCAGCTACGATGAATCGATGATGAGAGTTCATCTGGAGCGTTGCTTCAACAATCGTGAACTGTCACGCTTCCCACGAGCTGCAAAAAAAAGGGATTGCCCCAAGACAATAGTCGCAAAAACGCAGGTTCCTGTATACTGTAGTTGCCGATATTCTGATGTGGAAGTCACATCGAGGTTTGGGGATATGGCGTCATGTGACAGTTGCAGTAAATGGTACCACCAGGATTGCGAAAACATTCCGAACGCTGTTTTTAATGATACTCAAAAAACATGGTTTTGTATGTCGTGTAgccagtaataataatattgttttTATGTTCTTTTTGTAGTCTATTTTGTCTATTTTGTCTGTGGTACCATATAATCGTTGAGGATTGCTCTTATAATAGTTGGGGCGgttggagtcgaggctaatgATGTTATAACCTGCAATGGGGCGTGGCCGAATTTCAATCAGTAAATTTGTGAGAAAAAAGCGTGGCTAGTAGTGGAACAGCTGCACCACAGAGTTTtatattttgcatgcagctagtAGACATAGTTAGCTACTACTAGAAGTTAATCTTAGCTGGATCGTGTCTCCTTACTCTAGAGTAGATCGTTGTGCCAGAAATACATGCAATTGGCTGAATATATGTACTTTCGGCAGCGCTGGGAAGTTAACTCTAACTCCGGAACACAACGTTGGTTGCAAGTCTCGTTTGGCTCATAGAAACATCACATCAAGAGCTCTATATAGTAGCAAAAATAAATCAATTTGCAAGTGCTGTGTTGGCGTACAAGCGGCCGATTTATCATGGTGGCTGATCTTCAGTGGTTTActctacctgttctcaaatgtttcagcatgcctccagtctggtttagtttcattgctcctgagttgctatgcaagtcatgcatgatgatgataacaacatcactatatgcactgcattatatcagtcttctggtttctttataatcatgtcaccagccgagggtttgcactttagtgctctagtttgtttgtttgtctgtttgtcacgagtatatctactcacctggatgccatagcgctgcgtttgcagcataggtagccttcacagaacaatatcttgatttaaatagtggcagattttgatgttaaagcttctttgtcgagcaaaagctaagaagcttgaataagcttgtgactaggtctgcttacctggatgctctagcactgcgtttacagcatgagtagcctccacacaacaagttagtacttttgatagtggcagctttcagtgttaaagctcctttgtctaataaaagcgagcaaaatgtagcttgaacagaacttgcacatgcgttacttataactgaagtgatcctgtaccaggtccagaaacaatggaacagggtcactaaagtagaaagctgtatataccaggaacaatggaacagggtcactaaagtagaaagcttgctttagctgactgggatccatgcaggacctggagccatacttctgaGACTCcaagcttctttgctgtgatcctaatccacagtgcatacatctatagtactactacctgttctcaaatgtttcagcatgtctggtttagtttcattgctcctgagttgctgtgcaagtcatgcatgatgatgataacaacatcactatatgcactgcattatatcagtcttctggtttctttataatcatgtcaccagccgagggtttgcactttagtgctctagttacccgaggcgcgtgggcggccacgggtatagtagtctgttggtttgttacccgaggcgcgcgtgggcggccacgggtatagtagtatgttggtctgtttgtttgtttgtttgtttgtttgtcacaggtatatctactcacctggatgccacagcgctgcgtttacagcatagatagccttcacacaacaatatcttggtttaaatagtgacagattttgatgttaaagcttcattgtcgagcaaaagctaagaagcttgaataagcttgtgactaggtctgcttacctggatgctctagcactgcgtttacagcatgagtagcctccacacaacaactTAGCACTTTTGAtggtggcagctttcggtgttaaagctcctttgtctaataaaagcgagcaaaatgtagcttgaacagaactagcctcgatcccaggccgagttttcgcttttataacggttaggcgaacaactgggcctggtactagttgtctgtgcatgcgtcaatcgttcgtcagattctgacgaatggatattctcgttcactttcgtgacatttatatttgtgtactatcgtgtactagaagtcagttcccgttttatcattattggaatcgattggaatggctcttagctgaagcttctctcttctctgaagcttattctgaagactgaacaacaagggaagaggtataaagctttgtcaagcttgttaaggtcagatatttttgtgtgggccctatggccggctatgctatcaagtcttgttcatgtttggcaagaatgtaggtagactatagtttcatcattaatatggtggatcaagtgaagagtgtgagctagagaacttggtgctgccatcatcagctcgtcgacaatgacactataaccgagaaatttaatatgtatagatctacacgtatttaaaatgtctacttctctgtacaggagcaatggctaatatccagctatcccaacagtgctcctcttggctatactaacggacgagactggacagtttgaggtaagggtttaaccgtctttggtttcttttaatattgtcctatactcacagacacaggactggagtatgacctgctcattcgagcgttgctgggtagctcagagacatcaagagaatctatattttctcaagcaatgagttacgagttggggcctagaatcagagaagtccagcagcctgctaaatctttttgaaacgtaatttgaaggcattcaatcatcctgaagtttccctgggtcactgtaattgtgctgcagcacaactggcaactccccaggcctttgtgaagcagctccctatgtgcatcttttgtgtactcactctgtgcattttctgtgtacaaatttccattattgatttattaaatatttttgccgaccacaaatatacaatgaaaatttgacgcatgcgcagacaactagtaccaggcccagttgttcgcctaaccgttataaaagcgaaaactcggcctgggatcgaggctagaacagaacttgcacatgcgttacttataactgaagtgatcctgtaccaagaaggatggaacagggtcactaaagtagaaagctgtatataccaggaacaatggaacagggtcactaaagtagaagcttgaattatagctcctgctgctgactcgactgggatcctactccatgcagaacctggagccatacttctctgagactccaggcttctttactgtgatcctaatccatagtgcatataattatctatagtaccactacctgttctcaaatgtttcagcatgcctccagtctggtttagttttattgctcctgagttgctgtgcaagtcatacatgataacaacatcactatatgcactgcattatatttctggtttctttttaatcatgtcaccatgtaccagccgagggttagcactttagtgctctagtttgtttgtttgtttgtttgtctgtttgtcacgagtatatctactcacctggatgccacagcactgcgtttacagcatggatagccttcacacaacaatatcttggtttaaatagtgacagattgtgatgttaaagcttctttgtcgagcaaaagctaagaagcttgaacaagcttgtgactgggtctgcttacctggatgctctagcactgcgtttacaacatgggtagcctccacataacaagtcagtacttctaatagtggcagctttcggtgttaaagcttctttgtctaataaaagcgagcaaaatgtagcttgaacagaacttgcacatacgttacttataactgaagtgatcctgtaccaggtccagaaacaatggaacagggtcactaaagtagaaagcttgctttagctgactgggatccatgcaggacctggagccatacttctctgagactccaggcttctttgctgtgatcctaatccacagtgcatattatctatagtactacttgttctcaaatgtttcagcatgcctccagtctggtttagttttattgctcctgagttgctgtgcaagtcatgcatgatgatgataacaacatcactatatgcactgcattatatcagtcttttgggtcttctggtttcatgtcaccagccgagtgtttgcactttagtgctctagtttgtttgttacccgaggcgcgcgtgggcggccacgggtatagtagtctgttggtttgtttgtttgtctgtttgtttgtttgtcacaggtatatctactcacctggatgccacagcactgcgtttacagcatggatagccttcacacaacaatatcttgatttaaatagtggcagattttgctgttaaagcttctttgtcgagcaaaagctaagaagcttgaataagcttgtgactaggtctgcttacctggatgctctagcactgcgtttacagcatgagtagcctccacacaacaagttagtacttttgatagtggcagctttcggtgttaaagctcctttgtctaataaaagcgagcaaaatgtagcttgaacagaacttgcacatgcattacttataactgaagtgatcctaccaagaacgatggaacagggtcactaaagtagaaagctgtatataccaggaacaatggaacagggtcactaaagtagaaagcttgaattatagctcctgctgctttagctgactgggatcctactccatgcagaacctggagccatacttctctgagactccaagcttctttgctgtgattctaatccacagtgcataatatatatctatagtaccactacctgttctcaaatgttctccagtctggtttagttttattgctcctgagttgctgtgcaagtcatacatgatacaacatcactatatgcactgcattatatttctggtttctttataatcatgtcaccagccgagggtttgcactttagtgctctagtttgtttgtttgtttgtttgtcacaggtatatctactcacctggatgccacagcgctgcgtttacagcatagatagccttcacagaacaatatcttgatttaaatagtggcagatttttatgttaaagcttctttgtcgagcaaaagctaagaagcttgaataagcttgtgactaggtctgcttacctggatgttctagcactgcgtttacagcataagtagcctccacacaacaagttagtacttttaatagtggcagctttcggtgttaaagctcctttgtctaataaaagcgagcaaaatgtagcttgaacagaacttgcacatgcgttacttataactgaagtgatcctgtaccaagaacgatggaacagggtcactaaagtagaaagctgtatataccaggaacaatggaacagggtcactaaagtaaaagcttgaattatagcatagatagtagctcctgctgctggctgggatcctactccatgcagaacctggagccatacttctctgagactccaggcttctttactgtgatcctaatccacagtgctatagtaccactacctgttctcaaatgtttcagcatgcctccagtctggtttagttttattgctcctgagttgctgtgcaagtcttacatgataacaacatcactatatgcactgcattatatttctggtttctttttaatcatgtcaccagccgagggtttgcactttagtgctctagtttgtttgtttgtctgtttgtcacgagtatatctactcacctggatgccatagcgctgcgtttgcagcataggtagccttcacataacaatatcttggtttaaatagtggcagattttgatgttaaagcttctttgtcgagcaaaagctaagaagcttaaataagcttgtgactaggtctgcttacctggatgttctagcactgcgtttacagcatgagtagcctccacacaacaagttagtacttttgatagtggcagctttcggtgttaaagcttctttgtctaataaaagcgagcaaaatgtagcttgaacagaacttgcacatgtgttacttataactgaagtgattctgtaccaagaacgatggaacagggtcactaaagtagaaagctgtatataccaggaacaatggaacagggtcactaaagtagaagcttaaattatagctcctgctgctgactgggatcctactccatgcagaacctggagccatacttctctgagactccaggcttctttactgtgatcctaatccatagtgcatatatctatagtaccactacctgttctcaaatgtttcagcatgcctccagtctggtttagttttattcctcctgagttgctgtgcaagtcatacatgataacaacatcactataattatggactgcattatatttctggtttctttataatcatgtcaccagccgagggtttgcactttagtgctctagtttgtttgtgattggcttttctactcacctggatgccacagcactgcgtttacagcatggatagccttcacacaacaatatcttggtttaaatagtggcagatttttatgttaaagcttttttgtcgagcaaaaactaaaaagcttgtgactaggtctgcttacctggatgttctagcactgcgtttacagcatgagtagcctccacacaacaagttagtactttggaTAGTGGAAGCTTTcagtgttaaagcttcgttgtctaataaaagcgagcaaaatgtagcttgaacagaacttgcacatgcgttacttataactgaagtgatcctgtaccaagaacgatggaacagggtcactaaagtagaaagctgtagaatataccaggaacaatggaacagggtcactaaagtagaaagcttgaattatagctcctgcttttagctgactgggatcctactccacaggacctggagccatacttctctgagactccaggcttctttgctgtgatcctaatccacagttaGGGTTTCCACACAAAAATATGATCTCTACAAAATGGTGTTTTGAGCGATTGTGCACACAAAGCAACTAAAATAAAGCAGGCAGCCAAAATTTCGCGTTGAAATACCTTTTCTTTCTTGCACAATAGCAGCCGTAAACTCTCACCACAACTATGCGCTTGCATGCAATATTTCCACTCTAAACAAAGCACACTTCAAAGTTAAATTTCAAAACTATTGTTGAAGCATAGATAAAGGAATTTTGTGCTGCAATTCTACACTTCAAGGTAAGTAATTTAGAGCAGAATTGAACCAATTGTATTTAGTTGTCAAAGCCTGGTGTATTTTTTACAACTACAACCAAAAATTGGAAATTTTGTTTTGATGCTGTCAAAATGGAAATGTCAGTGCATTTGCTTTCCTCACCGTATTTTTGTGAAGTAGATTGGTGCATGTatctatgataataattaaaagGAGAATCGTCCCATGTAACCACCAAACTACATCCGATGTATTTTTAGTTTTGTTTATTTTTCAATATTAATTTAACTAGATTCTACTCCGTAACACAGTAACAAACATTACGAAATGTCAGTGATCATCATATGTATTGTACACAGGCTGTTGAGTCAATAGAAGCCCTCCCCTCAATGTCTGAAATGAAAATTTCAGCCACCCAAGGTGATAATTACTATACTGTATTATAAGTATGCAACTTTAAGTCTTAGATTCACATTTTTGTTGTTCCTCACTGCAGTGCGTGGCCTTGTTAACAACAACAGGTGAACAATTTGTCCAAAAACTAAGCTTGGATTAAATCAAGTTTCAAGACGCTGAAGAAAACTATATACTTGGTCTatgcatatagatctactctatctatggtctatgcatgcatgatataacAGTTATAAGCCAACTTTTCAACAAaaacacatgcactgcattaatGATGAGAACAGAAAGTGTGCTATTTTGACCTAACCATTGACTTTTTACTGGAGACAtaactttgaaaaaattattattgtcagaATACTGTAAACACATAATGCAATCTTAAAGTCAGAAGAAACTACATAGAAATGTGTGTAGTACACATGCAATGGTTGTATTAAGTGTTCACTCCTGTTATAGGGTCCTTTAAAATGTCACAAATGCCATCAACTTCTACTTGTGACGACTCTTCCAGCTCCGTTCTTACCTCTCTAAACTTAGTTCTTAGTTTTTGGACCGGACAAGTTCCACCAAATTGTTCACCTGTTGTTGTAGTTCATGTACAAGGCCACTGCAGTGAGGAACACAAAGTTTGTGAATCTAACTTGCATATAATACAGTAGTATA contains these protein-coding regions:
- the LOC135340293 gene encoding uncharacterized protein LOC135340293 translates to MAEVPLKERIFYSRTKKAATVCEVNSKNRPPSYKHWDLKTVSTACSAIRNGTLSQRRAAEEYGIPRSTLGDYYRGSTLPGAKSGPNKYLSDAEEAELTRFLIRCASVGFPKTRSNVIAIVQRVCDRKGVKVTVTHGWYESFTKRHSELVLRIPAKLSVARAKATDGVSVQTGRKKTAPDDQAPVVVIDPESPVKSSGESAARNVKSTPFSTRAGDSKAYKVHFQVSNESLLDDSETNPCLKDWVSDLGLSLYEKQALQRNAWLSANHISAANMLLRREFPHQNGLQDTMYLLENLQWRSSAHEFVQIIHVGGFHWACLSNKLSSDASKIQLYDSLHIEPGPTIIEQSCTILHCMKDRFTIQVVNVQLQYTGDSCGLFAIAMAYDLCSGRNPLKISYDESMMRVHLERCFNNRELSRFPRAAKKRDCPKTIVAKTQVPVYCSCRYSDVEVTSRFGDMASCDSCSKWYHQDCENIPNAVFNDTQKTWFCMSCSQ